A single region of the Triticum dicoccoides isolate Atlit2015 ecotype Zavitan chromosome 2B, WEW_v2.0, whole genome shotgun sequence genome encodes:
- the LOC119368106 gene encoding uncharacterized protein LOC119368106: MEAGAGPPKPAATAKVASSSSSFSSVAATAASLVAVGLGGAALLVWWALAFHPAHARLWMVPAGLVLLGTPVLAWLSLFASGPCRCGRRPVEAPPAPGAHAGA, encoded by the coding sequence ATGGAGGCGGGTGCGGGGCCACCGAAGCCCGCGGCCACGGCGAaggtggcgtcgtcgtcgtcgtcgttctcgtCCGTGGCCGCCACGGCCGCGAGCCTGGTGGCGGTCGGTCTGGGAGGCGCGGCGCTGCTGGTGTGGTGGGCGCTGGCGTTCCACCCGGCGCACGCGCGGCTCTGGATGGTGCCCGCGGGGCTGGTCCTCCTCGGCACGCCCGTCCTCGCCTGGCTCTCCCTCTTCGCCTCCGGCCCGTGCCGCTGCGGCCGCCGCCCGGTCGAGGCGCCTCCGGCGCCGGGCGCACACGCAGGCGCTTAG